In the Plectropomus leopardus isolate mb chromosome 5, YSFRI_Pleo_2.0, whole genome shotgun sequence genome, one interval contains:
- the LOC121943815 gene encoding putative gustatory receptor clone PTE01, whose amino-acid sequence MYINASSAVLLTLQTLGLSDTDIYPAFLFGTLLYVVILFCNLLVLSTIAVSKKLHKPMFILLFNLPISDMVGATAFFPQLLFSMVTQNRQISHPACVIQAFVIHVYGTGNLLTLGAMAYDRYVAICCPLRYNAIMTPYKLFTIIFSLWFVNISVIMLLMLLLERYKICRTNIVDLFCNNPTLLKLACEDTRATNYFGVFTLIIFQSVPLSVILFTYAQILRTCIMTNQPEAWKKAIQTCGTHLVVYLILEISAVITLVSHRFESAPPLMRRALGVSVLVGPPFVDPLVYGLRSTELKQSILMLLKRNAGST is encoded by the coding sequence ATGTACATAAATGCATCTTCTGCAGTTTTATTAACACTACAAACGCTGGGCCTATCAGATACAGATATTTACCCAGCATTTTTGTTTGGGACTTTACTGtatgtggttattttgttcTGCAACTTGTTGGTATTATCAACTATTGCTGTGAGTAAAAAGCTACACAAGCCCATGTTTATCCTGCTGTTCAACTTGCCCATTAGTGACATGGTGGGTGCTACAGCTTTTTTCCCTCAGCTTCTTTTCAGCATGGTGACACAGAACAGACAGATTTCTCATCCTGCATGTGTCATTCAGGCTTTTGTGATTCATGTTTATGGTACAGGAAACTTGCTGACCTTGGGTGCCATGGCATATGACAGATATGTTGCTATATGTTGTCCTTTGAGGTATAATGCCATCATGACTCCATATAAgttatttacaataattttttctttgtggtttgtAAATATCTCAGTGATaatgttgttgatgttattgCTTGAACGGTATAAAATTTGCAGGACAAATATAGTAGATCTGTTCTGTAACAATCCAACATTACTGAAACTTGCCTGTGAGGACACCAGAGCAACGAACTACTTTGGGGTTTTTACTTTAATCATATTCCAAAGCGTACCACTGTCAGTAATATTGTTCACATATGCTCAGATCTTACGCACATGCATTATGACTAATCAGCCTGAAGCTTGGAAGAAAGCCATTCAGACATGTGGTACACATTTAGTTGTTTATTTAATCCTAGAGATCAGTGCTGTCATTACACTGGTTTCTCATCGCTTTGAGAGTGCACCCCCTTTAATGAGGAGGGCTCTTGGTGTGTCAGTTTTAGTTGGTCCCCCTTTTGTGGACCCATTAGTGTATGGACTGAGATCAACAGAACTCAAGCAGAGCATATTAATGTTATTGAAAAGAAATGCAGGTTCAACATAA